In the genome of Lactuca sativa cultivar Salinas chromosome 3, Lsat_Salinas_v11, whole genome shotgun sequence, the window TATTGACAGGTTCATCACTGCTGAAATCCCAGATCCAATTTATGAGCCCTTACTATACCAGACTATCACAAGTTGTATGATTCACGGACCATGTGGTTTACTAAATCTGAAGTCTCCCTGCATGAAAGATGGAAAGTGTAGCAAACACTATCCAAAATCATTTTCAGATTCCACTGTGTTTGACAAACAAGGTTACGCGcattataaaagaaattttttgacaCGTCGTACGCTACAGAGTGGTATTCAAATAGACAATGGATACGTTGTCCCATATAACAAGCGCTTGTGCAGTCGTTTTAACGCACACATAAATGTTGAGTATTGCGGTTGGAACATGATGATAAAATACTTATTCAAATATGTTTCAAAAGGTACGGAGCGGGCAAAGTTCATTATTCAGAAGGATGTTTTTACTGATAACACTAGCACTTCTTCAGAACCTGTTATAGTTGATGAAATCAAAAGTTTTCTTGATGGTCGATATATCTGTCCACATGAGGCTGCCTGGCGTATTCTGAATTTTCCAATTCATGAACGTAATCCACCGGTCACTATACTACCAGTTCATTTGGCAAACATGCAGACAGTTTTTTTCAGAGAAGACAGTCAGATCCGTGATATTGTAGAAAAACCATCTTTTGGTAATAGTCTGCTTTTGGGATGGTTTGAAAGTAATAAATGGGACAAAAATGGACTAGATCTGACTTATGTAACCTACCCTTCAAAATATGTGTGGGAGAAGAGAATGAAGAGGTGGAAGCGAAGACATCTTGAAACATCACATGCAATAGGTCGACTCGTGTTTGTACATCCATCTGCAGGAGAGTTGTTTTACCTCCGAATGCTACTTTGCCATCAGAAGGGTTgtaagtcatatgaagatgtacGCACTGTTTCTAATCGACTCCACCCAAATTTTCGAAGCGCATGTGAGGCATTAGGTCTAATTGGGGAAGACAAAGAGTGGCTAGTTGCTTTTACATAGGCATCAGAATGGGCGACTTCCACGCAATTACGCTCTCTATTCTGCCATTTACTCATTTTTTGTGAAGTGAGTAACCCTATGTCATTATGGGAGGCTGGATGGTGTAAGATGAGTGACGATATATTGTATAATTTGAAAAAGAACAATTCTAACACATAATTACACGTAACCGACAATCATCTACAACAATTGACTTTGTTGGAGTTAGAAAACCTTCTACGCTCATGCACTCCATCAAAGTCAGTAACTGATTTCATTTGCCACCGCCATCAGAAGAGGTTCAGGtgatttttgaaaattgtttgattttagaGGAAACAAGTTATAATAGAGAAGAGTTATACAAGCAACATCAACTAATGGTATCTCAATTAAACTCTGATCAGCTTCAGATTTACAACTTTGTTGTATCAGCAAACAATACTGGAAAACAAATTTTACTCTTTGTTTATGGGCATGGGGGAACCGGGAAAACGTTCCTTTGGACTACCATACTGTCGTATTTTCGTTCACTTGGAAAATTGCTCTAGCAGTTGCTGCTTCAGGTATAGCATCATTACTCTTACCTTCAGGAAGGAATGCTCATTCCAGATTTAACATACCGATCGACTTGTCAGAAAGGTCAACATGTGACATTAAAAAGAAAAGTTTATTGGCTACCCTCTTGGAACAAACAACAATTGTCATATGGGATGAAGCCTCAATGAGTGACAAACGTTGCTTTGAATGCTTGGACCGTTCATTAAGAGATATACTTGAATGTGACAGTAAGCTGTTTGGTGGAATGTCAATCTTATTAGGTGGTGATTTCCGACAGACTTTACCTATCTctccaaaaagcagcaggtcacAAATTGTTTCTTTAACCTTACCAAACTCATATCTATGGCAATGTTTCACAGTCTACAAATTGAACCATAACATGAGGTTACTCGGTGGTAACAGTCACTTCACTTCAGACTTTTCTATATCAACATTTGCATCATGGTTATTGAAAGTTGGAGATGGAGAACTAGGACATTCAGATGTAACTGACACAGCAGACACAAAATCGATTGACATACCATCCTCACTCATCATTCCTCCAAGAGAAGCAGCCTTACAAAGtcttatatgttttgtatatggAAATGACATCCTTACAGAACCATCCCCAACTGCTTTGTCAGAAAGGGCAATTGTATGCCCAAAAAACAAGACAACACATCATATAAATGACTTCATCCTTAACATTTCTCCTGGAAGCGCAACAACTTATAAAAGTGTTGATTCGATTGAATCAAATGGGAATCAAACATTACAATTTGAAAGTTTTTACCCACCTGAATATCTCAATGAACTGAATTTCTCTGGCGTGCCTCCACACATACTCTTACTCAAAGTTAACACGCCCATTATGTTAGTCAGGAACCTAAACCAACGAGAAGGTTTATGCAATGGAACACGCTTAATGGTGTCGCACTTATTACCACTGCTAATAGAAGCAACTACAATAACTGGAATATCCATTGGAAAGCGAGTATATCTGCCATGCATAAAGTTTATCTACAAAAGCTCTGATTTTCCTTTCACTTTCATTAGAAAACAGTATCCAATTAAGGTTTGCTATGCCATGACAATTAACAAAAGCCAGGGTCAATCTCTGAAAAAAAATTGGCATTTACTTACCCGAACCTATGTTTGCCCACGGTCAATTGTACGTTGCATTATCCCGTGCGACGTCACCAGATTCAATCAGAATTCTAATAGAATCTCATACCAACACACCACAAAACAGGACAAAGAATATTGTTTTTAAAAACCTCTTACGCAGAATAGATACTACTGAGGTCGAAATCATTGTTTACTTCTCTAAATTGAGACAATCTTATCATATTTATCTCTTATTAGCTGTCATTACACTTATTTCATATATGAAAACGATTTACactattataaaaaaattatcatGTTTATTCTTTGTTTAACTGTAACAGGGTTTACTTCTCTAAATTGAGACAATCTTATGATATTTATCTCTTATTAGCTGTCATTACACTGATTTCATATATGAAAACGATTTACactattattaaaaaaattatcatGTTTATTCTTTGTTTAACTGTAACAACAAGAACATGTCTGAAACATTCACAACCATTTCGGAGTTACAGTATGGGTCTCCCGGGACGAAACTTGAAGTACGTATTCTGCGCACATGGAAACCACAACAGCATACGTATGAAACCTGGTATCTAGCAGTTGACAAATACGTAAGTGGGTGATCAGTTTTACAGAATTGTGCATAGTGGATTATCTAACTTACACTGTCATTTAACTCCCCAGGGTGATGCAATCCAAATATTAGGACAACGAAAAGATCAGGGATATGTAGAATCTGTCCTTAAAGTTTCTAAGTGTTACACACTCTCCAAATATGGATGTGCAGAGCCAGATTCCTTTCAAAAATGGATAGACAATGAAATATATATTGTTGTTGGGACAGCTTCTTCTATCA includes:
- the LOC111896728 gene encoding uncharacterized protein LOC111896728; this translates as MYYSYQIHARYSVYSLLLNACRLFQQYLVDAYTCIEQGRLDYFQNNQEQVRSEYITGIYDALSRGDVEVRHIGKRVLLPPSFVGGPRYMYSHYQDALSICREYGNPQYLITFTCNVNWPEIRRYMIAHNQMDVHSRADIICRVFYIKVKAFIKFLKEDNTFGDVMAHLYTIEFQKRGLPHCHTLLWVSDSDKLREPRDIDRFITAEIPDPIYEPLLYQTITSCMIHGPCGLLNLKSPCMKDGKCSKHYPKSFSDSTVFDKQGYAHYKRNFLTRRTLQSGIQIDNGYVVPYNKRLCSRFNAHINVEYCGWNMMIKYLFKYVSKGTERAKFIIQKDVFTDNTSTSSEPVIVDEIKSFLDGRYICPHEAAWRILNFPIHERNPPVTILPVHLANMQTVFFREDSQIRDIVEKPSFGNSLLLGWFESNKWDKNGLDLTYVTYPSKYVWEKRMKRWKRRHLETSHAIGRLVFVHPSAGELFYLRMLLCHQKGCKSYEDVRTVSNRLHPNFRSACEALGLIGEDKEWLVAFT